AGCCAGTGCAAGGTTTCGTCAGGCCAGGCCGTTCTCAGGCGCTCGCGCTGCCATTCGTCCACCAGGTGCTGTTCGATCAGGGGCGTGGATGCTTGCCCACTGAGCCGCCAACTGCGCAGGTGCAGATGCCTGCCACGGCGCCGGTAGACGATATGGGCTTCGAACGGCGTCGTGATGGCACACCAGCCGTCGCGCACGCCCCTGGCGTCAAGGCGGGCAGCTCCAAGCGAAAAGGGCGAGCTGACGATCGGCGCCTTGCCCATGGCGCTGAACAAGGTCCGTGGCAGCGCCTGGCAGACAAATGGCCGATCGGCTCGCCAGTCTCCTTGCACGACCCAATCCCTCTCGTGATTCATGGCGCCCAATCGCTGGTGGGCATGGGCGCGGGCCACGCTCGCCAACTCGGTCAGACTGCGAACACCCTCTGGAACGGGCTGCAGCCACAACGGCATGACCGAGCTGCCGATCACCCACAAGGTCCGGCTGGAAGCCTTTGGCGAGAGCAGCTCGGCCCATGCGGCGGACTCAACCGGCGCGTGCCCGGGGATGCATGTGATGGGCTTGCCGACGTGGGTGTCGGTCCATGCGGTCGAGTGGGGGGCGACGACGACCACCCGCGAAGGGGCATCAGATGGAAAGCGTGACACGGCGCACCTCCTCCAATGTGGTCAGGCCCTTTCTGACCAGCGTGAGGGCTGAGCCCTGCAAGGTGGCGAACCCGCGTTGTCTTGCGTGGTCCTTGATCCGTTTGACGGCCGCGCCCTGAACAATCAGTTCGCGCAGTTCGTCGTCCAGCAGCAGGATTTCCGCAATGGCGCGACGGCCCCGGTAGCCGGTGCCGCGGCAGTCCCCGCAGCCGCACCCTTTCATGAATTGATACGCCTGCGCCTGCTCGTCGTTGAGTGCAAAGCGCCGCAGGTCCGCCGCGTCGGGGACGTAAGCTTGGCTGCAGTTCGGACAGTTGATGCGGATGAGGCGCTGCGCCCAAATGCCATTGAGGGCCGAAGCCAGGGCGTACGGGTCCAGCCCCATGTGGGTGAACCGTCCGAACACGTCAAAGACGTTGTTGGCATGGACTGTGGTCAGCACCAGATGACCGGTAAGCGCTGACTGCACGGCGATTTCAGCGGTTTCTTGATCCCGAATCTCGCCCACCATGATCTTGTCGGGATCGTGGCGAAGAATCGACCGCAGGCCCCGGGCAAAGGTCAGGCCTTTTCGTTCGTTGACCGGTATCTGCAGAACCCCGGGCAACTGGTATTCGACGGGGTCCTCAATGGTGATGATCTTGTCTTGTCCGGTGTGGGTCTCGGTCAGGGCTGCATAGAGCGTGGTGGTTTTGCCGGAGCCGGTGGGGCCGGTCACCAGCAGCATGCCGTAGGCCGCCTGGGTCAGTTCTCTCAGCAACTCAATGGACCCGGTGTCGAATCCGAGGGCGTCCAGGCTGAGCCTGCCATGGGCTTCCACGATCGCTTGTTTGTCCAGAATCCGGATCACAGCATCTTCGCCATGGATGCTGGGCATGATGGAGACACGAAGGTCGATCAGGCGTTCCTGCGCCTGAACCTGAAAGCTGCCGTCTTGCGGTACCCGTCGTTCAGCGATGTCCAGGTTGGCAATGACCTTGATGCGTGAAATGACCTGTTCGGCCAGTTCCTTGCCGGGTATTTGCTTGATTTCATCCAGGACGCCATCGATGCGGTACTTGATGCAGAGACCCGAAGCCATGCACTCAAGGTGAACGTCGCTTGCCCCAGAGCGCAGCGCATCGTAGAGCGTAGAGCTGACCAGCCGGACGGCCGGGCTGGTGGCTTCGGCCACCGAAGCCAGGGAGAGGAGTTGCACGCCGGACAAGCGCTCCGTGGTGTCCATTGCCCCTGCCCCTGTCTCTGCGCCGAGCTGGTCCATGGCGCGAAGGGAG
This Hydrogenophaga taeniospiralis DNA region includes the following protein-coding sequences:
- a CDS encoding GspE/PulE family protein, which gives rise to MSVRQACEELARAFGLRMLDSAGLQALEPAFSAWPLTLAQQRRALLMSDAINGKMIAVTTDPFETSVLVQLEHAAQSAIEHALATVDDIHAYLHLQESSLRAMDQLGAETGAGAMDTTERLSGVQLLSLASVAEATSPAVRLVSSTLYDALRSGASDVHLECMASGLCIKYRIDGVLDEIKQIPGKELAEQVISRIKVIANLDIAERRVPQDGSFQVQAQERLIDLRVSIMPSIHGEDAVIRILDKQAIVEAHGRLSLDALGFDTGSIELLRELTQAAYGMLLVTGPTGSGKTTTLYAALTETHTGQDKIITIEDPVEYQLPGVLQIPVNERKGLTFARGLRSILRHDPDKIMVGEIRDQETAEIAVQSALTGHLVLTTVHANNVFDVFGRFTHMGLDPYALASALNGIWAQRLIRINCPNCSQAYVPDAADLRRFALNDEQAQAYQFMKGCGCGDCRGTGYRGRRAIAEILLLDDELRELIVQGAAVKRIKDHARQRGFATLQGSALTLVRKGLTTLEEVRRVTLSI